In the Dermochelys coriacea isolate rDerCor1 chromosome 23, rDerCor1.pri.v4, whole genome shotgun sequence genome, CTCTCCCCATAGCACCCTGCGCCCTTTCTCCCCCACTGCGCCCCATCTCTCCCCATCGCCTCCCCCGGCGCCCCATCTCTTCTCATACAACCCTGCGCCCCCATCGCCCCCTCTGCGCCCATATCTCCCCATCTTCCTCCTGCGCCCTCTCTTCTCCATCGCCTCCCTGCACCCCTCGTCTTCTCTCCCTTTATCCCCCCCCGCAAACCCctcgcccccttcccccctccttatTATGGTCTCCCGGGATCGGAGATGTAGCcggaggcagggggcggggggggctgatGATCCCATCTCCggggctgccccacccccactgaggctcagaccccaccccccacagcgcAGGAGATCGGATGGGGGGCTGTGAGTTCCCCCCTCAGTGGAGACGGTAGCGTTGGGGCGGATCGAGGGGGATGCTGGGGGGATCGAGTTGGGTGTGGGGTGTATAAACGGAGTGGGtagtgtttgggggtgggggtgttgtggGATGGGGGTGTTTGGAGCGTGGGGGTCTCAGGAGATTGGTGGTGTTTGGGAGGGTGGCAGTCTAGGGGAATGGGGTGTTTGAGGGGGATGGGGGTCTGGAGGATGGGGGGTTAAGGGTGTTTGGGGGCTTAAGGGGGTGTTTGGGGGGGTGAAGATCTATGGAGATGGGGTGCTTGAGGGGGATAGGGGTCTGGAAGATGGAGGTGTTTGAGAGGGATGGGGAGTGTTTGCGGGGGTTTTAGTTTAGGGGAATGGGGGTGTTTGAGGGGGATGGGAGTGTTTGGGATGATggggtgtttgggggtgggagtcGGGGATGAGGGTGTTTGGGGTGTAGGGGTCTTGGGGGATGGGTGGTGTTTGGGGGGGTGGTCTAGGGGGATGGAGTGTTTGGGGGATGGGAAGTCTGGGGGATGGGTGGTGTTTGGGGGGGTGGTCTAGGGGGATGGAgtgtttgggggggatgggggtgtttgGGAGATCTAGGGGGATGGGGTGTTTGAGGGGATGGGGGTCTGGAGGATGGGGGGTTTAGGGGGATGGAGTGTTTGGGGGGATGGGAAGTCTGGAGGATGGGTGGTGTTTGGGGGGGTGGTCTAGGGGGATGGAGTGTTTGGGGAGATGGGAAgtctgggggatgggggtgtttgGGAGATCTAGGGGGATGGGGTGTTTGAGGGGATGGGGGGTCTGGAGGATGGAGAGGGATGGGGGGTTCTGTGTCACTGTTGCAatctgccccagaagcagccacattTGAGCTGTGCACtgagggggggagtggggggggagagaaagaacgAGAAGGGGCCCTGCCAGCCACAGACAACGGACAGCCTGTGATGCCTGGGAGCCGAGGCTGGCAGCGCCCCCCCCGCTaacccctccccatctcccccagagccagctgccaaccccccccccgcccctctccccagcactccTGGTGACTCAGCCTGCGGATCCTGGCTGCCACAGACACAAGGGTGGGGGGGATCACTACAGagatgcccctcccccaccatctcccAGAACTGCCCCCCCATTTGATGAACCCCCCCATTAGCTGGAAAAGGTGGGGAGCTGTCCTGTGCTGAAAAGAGCAGAACTCCCAGCTCCaagaggggggtggggtctggtggttagagtggggtggggggagccaggactcctgggttgtctccctggctctgggaggagagtggggtctgaTGGTTAGAgcgggccgggggagggggatccaggactcctgggttcgctgGGAATCTTAGGTACCGTCCATTCACCCCTcagcctctttctctctgtgttttccCCACAGGCTCTTCCCGCCGGCCCCAGGGGGGCACTTCCTCACGACTCGGCTGGGAGCCCCCGACGTTTCCGACGGGACCTGCGGGGGGCTCCCTACgagggggagatggggctggccAACGAGATCTACTACCCCCGACTGGGGCCGCTGGCCCAGGACGAACTGCTAGCCCAGGCGCTGGAAAGGCTGGGGGCGCCCCCTGCGGGCCGGTGGCGGGAGGATGAGCCGGGGGGCACCCTGTGGCTCCAGGAGGCGCCTGCCAGTGGCCGCTGGAGGCAGGACGGGGCCCAGGCCGCCCTGGCTCTCCAGCGCCTCCTCCAGGAATCGGTCCCCCTGGCCTCCCTCCTGCAGCTGTGGGACCAGGCCAGGGGGGCCCCGTACCCCGATTACGATGAGACTGGGGCGGGCGCCCCCCCCAGGACCCggcccccagcctcaccccagctCAACCGCTACCGGACTGACGGGGCCTACGAGAGCCACCAGGACGAGCCAGGGGATGAGGAGCCTGGGGAGATGGATGCGGAGATGCTGAGGTGCCTGGAGAAGGGCCGggccccgggccccattccccgcccccctgagccggCTAGTCCCGGGGCTGGATaggagccagtgccccctagagggaaAAGGCGATGTGCCCCAGTCGGGGGCCGGGactcaggatgcctgggttctatccctggctctaggaggggagtggggtctactggttagagcatggaaggctgggagtcaggactcctgggttctctccctgtctctgggagggggacagggtctaGTGGatcagagtgggggcgggggctgggatcccagatGCCTGGGTTCTAGCTCCGTTTTTCCTCTGGCTCGCAGGTATCTGGTGAGCCGGATCCTCACGGGGGGCGGCGAGACGcgacccccccgccaccccagacGCCTGCGCCGGGGACTGGAGGAAgaaccccccaccctgctgcgtGTGAAGCGACTCGGGGCTGATGGGGAGGGGCCCGAGGTGGGGGCACCCCAGCTGCAGCGGGCCAAGAggacggaggaggaggaggaggctggtggggggcggaggggggcgtATGGGGGGGAGCCCCTGCTGAGGTATCTGCCTGAGTAATGAGGACCCTCCCCCAGGGCCCAGTGAGCCCTAAAGCAGTGGTGGAGGGGGGGCTTAAgtcccatcccccccgccccacctgtcTCTGAATGTAGCCAGTCTgtgggtgcgggggaggggctgccttGCTCCTAgccccccaatttctgccccccaataacccctccctccacaggccaGCTTATCCCTGGGCCCCACGTCTTTTCCACACAAGCCTTCTGCCCCCCCCATTGAGGTCACAGCTCACCCCCGACACGCTTCAAGACCCCTATTCCCCCCGGCTTTGCTCCCCAAtatcccagctctgagccccctattgtccccagggctctgccccccccagctctgaaccTCCCCATTCACCCACTGCCCTAGttctgccccccccactcccttggtTCCCCCTGCTTCTAGCAGTCCATTCAGTAACAGCCCTTGTCTGTCCGTCTGGTGTTGATTAATTAACTAATGAAATAAAGGCTCGTCAGGTATTTTGATGTAAAGCCCGAGTGGTGGTTTCCGTGTGTGTGCCCCTGTCCCCCGGCTAG is a window encoding:
- the PCSK1N gene encoding proSAAS isoform X1 — its product is MATRLMLAALLCAVGPALGKALPAGPRGALPHDSAGSPRRFRRDLRGAPYEGEMGLANEIYYPRLGPLAQDELLAQALERLGAPPAGRWREDEPGGTLWLQEAPASGRWRQDGAQAALALQRLLQESVPLASLLQLWDQARGAPYPDYDETGAGAPPRTRPPASPQLNRYRTDGAYESHQDEPGDEEPGEMDAEMLRYLVSRILTGGGETRPPRHPRRLRRGLEEEPPTLLRVKRLGADGEGPEVGAPQLQRAKRTEEEEEAGGGRRGAYGGEPLLRYLPE
- the PCSK1N gene encoding proSAAS isoform X2 gives rise to the protein MGLANEIYYPRLGPLAQDELLAQALERLGAPPAGRWREDEPGGTLWLQEAPASGRWRQDGAQAALALQRLLQESVPLASLLQLWDQARGAPYPDYDETGAGAPPRTRPPASPQLNRYRTDGAYESHQDEPGDEEPGEMDAEMLRYLVSRILTGGGETRPPRHPRRLRRGLEEEPPTLLRVKRLGADGEGPEVGAPQLQRAKRTEEEEEAGGGRRGAYGGEPLLRYLPE